From Magnetococcales bacterium, the proteins below share one genomic window:
- a CDS encoding GAF domain-containing protein, whose protein sequence is MTEPTATAKKPAPPPSGSPPAGAIRKRIKPTPRKPRSEIPARIIQLQQEVKYLEFSRDLTREFVRSTGSMKKVMDELFKRVLEVMEAEAGSLWLFEARSGQNICHLAEGPAKKKILGLRLPKGEGIVGQVIERNQPEVVLDCTEDERFASQVDQRTGFNTASLICTPLSDGDEAFGAIQIVNKKSGLSKRFSDDDRRLVEDLARAAGVAVRNARLLESESRVKEMHTLMEVSGQVVSTLDLDQVLVMTVNLAGELAEVSSGAVALLDETKDTLFLAALSGGRPLDPKDPTQITLLGFMEQVRKAGRTSYVADVVKYRKQSGDKPNAWADYLEEHEMKSAWVTPLTDDEGTLGVLFLESEQAYFAAKGKADMLFILANQATVALRNASLFQKIPFAAVLGKMGEGSKRLISGWRRTALIGLMVVGIVSGLHYLPIFRSVSGPCLVESRFGRGIYLEVAGRISTTHVKEGDWVNAGDHLASLDDTPIHLRLVDAESKLAILDRQIIEAKAASDTSAMSRATIERFAAQAEARQARLDMQKVKIRAPMSGIVLTPRPAELIGREFAVGSEILRLADPGRFTVMVEIPEEDVLDIQPGQPVRGVLRSRPGQGFRGEVVHVGRAFSVPVEALEEGVMDTTPPEGFAAEVKVLQSDVTLRPGMTGQAEIATPETSILVRFMRRMINAYTFWFGG, encoded by the coding sequence ATGACGGAGCCCACTGCCACCGCCAAAAAACCAGCACCGCCCCCATCCGGATCCCCCCCCGCCGGCGCCATCCGAAAACGGATCAAGCCCACCCCCCGCAAACCCCGCTCCGAAATCCCGGCTCGGATTATCCAGCTGCAACAAGAGGTCAAATATCTGGAATTTTCCAGAGACCTCACCCGGGAGTTTGTCCGCTCCACCGGCTCCATGAAAAAGGTGATGGATGAGCTTTTCAAGCGGGTGCTGGAGGTGATGGAAGCGGAGGCAGGCTCCCTGTGGCTTTTTGAGGCGCGCAGCGGACAAAATATCTGCCATCTGGCGGAAGGCCCCGCCAAGAAAAAAATTCTCGGTCTACGCCTGCCCAAGGGGGAAGGAATCGTCGGCCAGGTCATCGAGCGCAACCAACCCGAAGTGGTGCTGGACTGCACCGAGGATGAACGCTTCGCCTCCCAGGTGGATCAACGCACCGGCTTTAATACCGCCTCTTTGATCTGCACCCCCCTCTCCGACGGAGACGAAGCCTTTGGGGCGATTCAGATCGTCAACAAAAAAAGCGGCCTGTCCAAACGATTCAGTGACGATGACCGGCGTCTGGTGGAAGATCTGGCCCGAGCCGCCGGGGTCGCGGTACGCAATGCCCGGCTGCTGGAGAGCGAAAGCCGGGTGAAGGAGATGCACACCCTGATGGAGGTCTCAGGCCAGGTGGTCTCGACGTTGGATCTGGACCAGGTGCTGGTGATGACGGTGAACCTGGCCGGGGAGCTGGCGGAGGTCTCTTCCGGGGCGGTGGCCCTGCTGGATGAAACCAAGGATACCCTTTTTCTGGCAGCCCTCTCCGGTGGCCGTCCCCTGGACCCCAAGGATCCCACCCAGATCACTCTGTTGGGCTTTATGGAGCAGGTCCGCAAGGCAGGACGCACCTCCTATGTGGCAGATGTGGTGAAATATCGCAAGCAGAGCGGCGACAAACCCAACGCCTGGGCCGACTATCTGGAAGAGCACGAAATGAAATCCGCCTGGGTCACTCCCCTGACCGATGATGAAGGCACCCTGGGGGTGCTCTTTTTGGAGAGTGAGCAGGCCTATTTTGCCGCCAAGGGCAAAGCGGACATGCTGTTTATCCTGGCCAACCAGGCCACGGTCGCCCTGCGCAATGCCAGCCTCTTTCAAAAGATCCCCTTTGCCGCCGTGCTGGGTAAGATGGGGGAAGGCTCCAAGCGGCTGATTTCCGGCTGGCGACGTACTGCATTGATCGGCCTGATGGTGGTAGGCATCGTCTCCGGCCTCCACTATCTGCCGATTTTCCGTTCGGTCTCCGGCCCCTGCCTGGTGGAGTCCCGTTTTGGCCGGGGGATCTATCTGGAGGTGGCAGGCCGCATCAGCACCACCCACGTCAAGGAGGGGGATTGGGTCAACGCCGGGGACCACCTGGCCTCCCTGGACGACACCCCCATTCACCTGCGTCTGGTGGATGCCGAATCGAAGCTCGCGATCCTCGACCGGCAGATCATCGAAGCCAAAGCCGCTTCGGACACCTCGGCCATGAGCCGAGCCACCATCGAACGGTTTGCCGCCCAGGCTGAAGCCCGACAAGCCCGCTTGGATATGCAAAAAGTAAAAATCCGCGCCCCCATGTCCGGCATCGTCCTCACCCCCCGGCCAGCAGAGCTGATCGGTCGGGAGTTTGCCGTCGGTTCGGAAATCCTCCGCCTGGCCGATCCCGGGCGTTTTACGGTGATGGTGGAAATTCCCGAAGAGGATGTCCTGGATATCCAACCCGGACAGCCCGTCCGTGGGGTACTCCGCTCCCGCCCCGGACAGGGCTTTCGCGGCGAGGTGGTCCATGTGGGGCGGGCTTTCAGTGTGCCGGTGGAAGCCTTGGAAGAGGGGGTGATGGACACCACTCCCCCCGAAGGATTCGCAGCTGAAGTAAAGGTGCTGCAAAGTGACGTCACCCTGCGCCCGGGCATGACCGGACAGGCAGAAATCGCCACCCCCGAGACCTCCATTCTGGTGCGTTTCATGCGGCGGATGATCAACGCCTACACCTTCTGGTTTGGCGGCTAG
- a CDS encoding HlyD family efflux transporter periplasmic adaptor subunit, whose product MEPPPPLRSDLKVRELTQRGETTFILKEPDKGSYFRFDAEQYLMLTLFDGKRDGEALLAAFDEASEVYEYDLEGLQELAQSAQSYQLLERNQEELRAAYLEKLRSQRRGRRLQAEGSMLNMRFHLVDPNRLFNNTIDRVRFIWNPVFVKGSFVLMALAIFIGFANGTRFLDDFERVFFYSQQGVWNFFNIWLVALGAIALHEVGHGLTCKHFGGDVDDMGFLLLVFQPCLYCNVNDAWLFENTRHKIYVALAGVWFELILAALAVFIWLLVDVDHPIGRIAFILMTISTASSLFMNLNPLMKFDGYYILSDFLEIPNLRQNAIAWFSYQLKTRIFRLEMERPLESNRREERIYLIYGFLIVAYLTIMLSGIALIGYDFIAQGMGTFGIIAFLIVVLKLVRRLTGSWAATLKEVGMKVLFSTPRRRVTSGIIGALCLFLLFFWSPRVSIVTTGEVTGQALVFHAPESGAITAVGYGMDRMVRALGHHALQESALPHHHAPAEAIDQQRPAGDDPLDPLPTSQRLLFRMEAPELALEISRLEARERGLLLDRQLARMLDDRGGMRRSLIQIDSVSQQIASLRERLTRLDVMVPRGNWQVDGPPPITLEGRYFHRGEPIITLIPAHAREMNVLLPQSDLALVESGNGALIRLLGDPKQIYTGKVHHVTPVAKVDGPNRLFQVRIGLEIPPGSSPPPPGLSGEVRIVGDNRPLWEHLLRPIRSTLRADLWI is encoded by the coding sequence GTGGAGCCCCCTCCTCCCTTACGTTCCGACCTGAAAGTTCGTGAGCTGACCCAGCGGGGTGAGACCACCTTTATCCTGAAGGAGCCGGATAAGGGGAGCTATTTTCGCTTCGATGCCGAACAATATTTAATGCTTACCCTGTTTGACGGCAAGCGGGATGGGGAGGCTCTGCTCGCGGCTTTTGATGAGGCGAGCGAGGTGTATGAATATGATCTGGAGGGGCTGCAGGAGCTGGCCCAATCGGCCCAATCCTATCAGCTGCTGGAGCGCAACCAGGAAGAGCTGAGAGCCGCCTATCTGGAAAAGCTCCGCAGCCAACGCCGGGGGCGGCGTTTGCAGGCGGAAGGGTCGATGCTCAACATGCGCTTCCACCTGGTGGATCCCAACCGCCTCTTCAACAACACCATCGACCGGGTGCGTTTTATCTGGAATCCGGTTTTCGTCAAGGGCAGCTTTGTATTGATGGCCCTGGCGATTTTTATCGGCTTTGCCAACGGCACCCGATTTTTGGATGATTTTGAACGGGTCTTTTTTTATTCCCAGCAAGGGGTCTGGAATTTTTTCAACATTTGGCTGGTGGCTCTGGGGGCCATCGCCCTCCACGAAGTGGGTCACGGCCTCACCTGCAAACATTTTGGCGGGGATGTGGACGACATGGGCTTTTTGCTCCTGGTCTTTCAGCCCTGTCTTTACTGCAACGTCAACGACGCCTGGCTGTTTGAAAACACCCGCCACAAAATTTATGTCGCCCTGGCCGGGGTTTGGTTTGAATTGATCCTGGCTGCCCTGGCGGTTTTCATCTGGCTGCTGGTGGATGTGGATCACCCCATCGGGCGCATCGCCTTTATTCTCATGACCATCTCCACCGCCTCATCGCTGTTCATGAACCTCAACCCCCTCATGAAATTTGACGGCTATTATATTCTTTCGGACTTTTTGGAGATTCCCAACCTGCGGCAAAATGCCATCGCCTGGTTTTCCTACCAACTGAAAACCCGGATTTTTCGCCTGGAGATGGAACGCCCCCTGGAGAGCAACCGCCGGGAGGAGCGAATCTATCTGATCTATGGATTTTTGATTGTGGCCTATCTGACCATCATGTTGTCGGGTATTGCGCTGATTGGTTACGATTTTATCGCCCAGGGGATGGGGACTTTCGGCATCATCGCGTTTTTGATCGTCGTACTGAAGCTGGTGCGACGTCTCACCGGCTCCTGGGCCGCCACCCTCAAGGAGGTTGGGATGAAGGTGTTGTTTTCGACCCCCCGCAGACGAGTTACCTCCGGTATCATCGGGGCGCTCTGTCTGTTTCTGCTCTTTTTCTGGAGCCCCCGGGTCTCCATCGTCACCACTGGTGAGGTAACGGGGCAAGCGCTGGTGTTCCACGCCCCGGAGAGCGGCGCCATCACCGCTGTGGGGTATGGCATGGATCGGATGGTGCGGGCGCTGGGACATCATGCCCTCCAGGAAAGCGCCCTTCCCCACCACCACGCTCCAGCAGAAGCCATCGATCAACAGCGCCCCGCCGGAGATGACCCCCTCGATCCCCTCCCCACCAGTCAGCGGCTGCTCTTTCGCATGGAGGCCCCGGAACTGGCCCTTGAGATCAGCCGTCTGGAAGCCCGGGAGCGGGGGCTTCTGCTGGATCGGCAGCTGGCCAGAATGTTGGATGATCGGGGGGGAATGCGCCGCTCCCTGATCCAGATCGATTCGGTCTCCCAACAGATCGCCTCCCTCAGAGAGCGCCTGACCCGCCTGGATGTGATGGTTCCCCGGGGCAACTGGCAGGTGGACGGCCCGCCACCCATCACCCTGGAGGGACGTTATTTCCATCGGGGAGAGCCGATCATCACCCTGATTCCAGCCCACGCCCGAGAGATGAACGTCCTGCTTCCCCAATCGGATCTGGCTCTGGTAGAGTCTGGAAACGGGGCGTTGATCCGCCTGCTGGGAGATCCAAAACAGATCTATACGGGAAAGGTGCACCACGTCACCCCGGTGGCCAAGGTGGATGGCCCCAACCGACTGTTTCAGGTGCGCATCGGCCTGGAGATCCCCCCGGGCTCCTCCCCCCCGCCCCCCGGTTTGAGTGGCGAAGTGCGAATCGTGGGAGATAATCGCCCCCTCTGGGAACACCTCCTGAGACCCATTCGCTCCACCCTGCGGGCTGATTTGTGGATTTGA